The segment ggttttcccctctcatttgacatctaacACATCTATGACATCAAGCACGCATACATCTCAATCGGTCTTCAAGCCTTAGAGCAGCAATTAAAGTCAAAAATCAAGCATTGTAGTAGACATATTTCATGATACTTTATTGAAGACTTCATCAAGCCCTAATTGTTGGcattgaggttgtcattgatgtcaatacatgtGTGTGCAAGGCTGAGTTGATGAAGTTGCAAACAGACTTACAGGatacccactggatgaagatgcaataGGCATGTAGAGttgattgatgtcaacaattgagatGATATAGTGGACAAAGATGCAGAAATGATGCCACAGAGAGCAAGTGCAACTGGATAGAATGATAGTCTCACTCCCACTGGTCAGAGATGTAGAGACATGTAGGCATCAGGTTGGCAAAGTATAGAGATGCAGCATTATGTGTGCCCCAAAGCAAGATGAAGATGCAACAATGCCATATGATGATCTTGAGGGAAAGGTCAAGGTTTTCTAGAGCAGATAACTCACAAAAGGAAGGTGAGCAGATGGTATGGTCTCAGGTTGAGAGAGATACAAGATGTGCCCCATAGGAATATCAGATTAGCTGATATAGTGTTGCATCAAATGATTTAAGGACCAAGGTCATGGTGCTATGATTGAAAGAAGCAAATAGGGTTGTCCAAGAGCATAAGTCTTGTTGCAGTATTATATATGACACATCATATAACACACTATGTTatatgcataaggagatacagAAGGCAAGCCCGGAATGTTCTAAGAGGACAAGTAATTGGATGAAGAAGACAAAGGGCAATGCAGTGGTGAAAGCATCAAGCAAACCAGTTTGAATCAGGAAAGGTGTAACTGCATATGTCAATAACACACGACTGAGTATGTCTAAGATGGAAGCATAAGCAATAACAAGATATATGATGAAAAAAGGTTCAAAGGTAACATGTTGTCTTGCTCATGCATAATCACAATGCTAGTCATGGGAAGGATAAAAGTAACATGAAATCCATGGACAAGTATTGTGATTATACTAGATTTATGGAGTTAAAACCACACATGATGAAGCAACACTTCCATCTATAAGATATAAATGCATAAGGGCATTAAGAATGTAGGAATTGGAAGCAATGCAATGTAGGATCATATCAACTCTATATCACCTACATGGCTAGAAGCTAAGGATGATGGATTGTGAGTAACAAAAAGAAAAGATGTATTAATGTAAGACTTGAATGAGGCTTGGTGGAAGAATCAATATGTCCAAACTCTAACAAGTATATCAATGATAAGCAAATAATAGTGGGTCCAAACACTATTCAAACTTGAGATGaaagataagaaaaaaaaaaaaaaaactagatctAAAAATGGAAGCCAAGAGGTAGATCCAAGGTGGGGAAAGAAAAGATTTAAAAGAGAAGCCATAATCAAATATAAAAATAGATGTAGTTACCAAAATATTACACATCTAAAATACAACTAATGTGAGAgtaaatttgtaatgtcccctactaggagtcTACTTGTTTCCCAATAATTAAACATACATCATTATACACTATTATGCCTTAAATCAGATTATTAAAATTAGAGAATTGATATTCATAACGCAATTGATAATTACCATATTTAAGCTCTCAGTTCTTACTTGTTTCCTAATCATCAACCCTAATGAAGGATGGGGAATTACTATGTGAGGGTGCTAGAAAACCATTCTCCACAAATAGGCTCAAGGGTTTCAGGAACACTTGTCCATACCACCTCTAGGTCCCCCTAAGGGTTTCAAGAACACCCATCCATTCCACCTCTTGGGGCTCACCTACTCTATGAGATATTAATAACACCTTTCCCTAACAAAACCAACATATCCTCATGAGGGACAAAAGAGAAAATTAAGTATTAGATAATTAATATGCTAATTTCTCATGTATCATGAATGtatatgtaaataaataaaatcaactaTAATTGTCATATAAATCTGATTTCCCTATTATTAACAAATATGAATCCTATTGGTATTATTTCTATTATATGTACATATGAGAATAAATGAAACAACATATATTATAGGCCATATATTTGCCCCCTTATTCCTAATAGAATTCAAATATAGTATTACTATAAATAAGCTTTTAGTTCATAAGTGAGATATAGCATATCAATTGGTTGTTACAACAATGATTGCTAGTAATATAATATGATCTACTCCTTGAATGCTAACTCTTATTCAAGGTATGACCCTTTGAAACAGAGTGTGTCTATTTGTAGCAAATCACGCCCCTTTAAGAACTCACCATTTTTTCCTAAACTCATGATTATTAAATCTAATTAATCCCCCATCATTTTAGAGAAGATCACTGTTAGTAGAGGAGGATGTTGTAATCAAGGTTGAAGTTGAGAAATTGTTAAGTCTCACTATCATGAGACAATTTCTTATTAGGTTTCACTAATAATGTGCATCAAATCGAGCCTTGACAATGAAACTATTTCTTATTAGGTTTCACTGATAATGTGCATCAAATTGGGGGCATGACAAATACTAGAGATAAAACTACATTGAGTGAGAAAAGTTCACCAAAAATGTGAAGTAATATAACCTTTCCCTCAATTAATCTAGTCCACTTAAATAATTGCAATAAACTCCAGCACAACTAACTTGGACTGGTTATTTGATAGCTAAAAATGATTAAGTGTGTTAATCAATATTAAATTAGGAAACTAAATGTTAAGGAATTAGACATTTAGCTCACAAATCCATGATGGGAAAAACTACTCCAACATAAATTCCACTTACttgatgttggaatcaatgaacactgagaggggggtgaatcagtgttctgcaattaacAAATTTCTGAAGTTGATGCTTGAACCACTAGATACAGTTGAATAAAAGCAAAGTGCACAAAcaaaatgcaaacaagcacaaaaccataaccccagaatttttacgtggaaactcgaaaggggaaaaactacgatgagattgagacccacaatattataatactgtgatcaggagtacaataatattacaagaggCCAATGCACACGTactcaagcacactacctagagttcattggtcaattacaaaagagggctacaacccagaggaaggctcactaccttacaagtgattacaaatgaTGATTTAAGAATGACTAaactaaagaatagcatctactaatgccaaattgCAATTTCGGTTAACCGTAAAAGATCTTCTTCCTCCGTTTTGTCTCTTTGCTCTATTTTGCTTCTATATCATATACTGAAGcacaaaaaccttcaatcacacacaaaacTTCGCACAATCGCTCATATAATCTTCGAACACTCATATTTAATCACATCAcaccaaaatgctcaaatgaattggtcttatatatccgcaccaacaaattaaatcaatttcatgtCGACTTCCAAAAACCAcgtaacacacaacatgaaacgtgtaaccataagtcggctcaatccaatccccaatccatatgcagacctaaacaaattgataataAGCTTCACACATGTCAACTCAACCACTTTGAATtcaaaaccaatcaccgaaatcaacccaaagattctgcataacacgttacaccaaaataactctattcttcttgaattactGGATACCGAATCTTCAATCTTGCACAAGAATCAATACCAGCGATTGGGATTGTGAAATAAGCTACTTCTGACATCCAATCAACTAACTCTTTCACCGCAACCAAAATGGAGATCTACACAATGTACTTATACTCTGTCGCATATTGTATTCCACCTTTCAGACTTcaacataaataaatatcaaacTTCCAATAGAACAAATCTACATTTATTGGATGTAATCtttgatctgagttgccatcaatgacaacccaaaaacaTTCCTCATGCACTAATCTCTACCGATACAGTATCTCTTGCCAACACTTGAGTAAATAAAAATTAGGCAATCTAAGTATGTTTTCTAACAAGGATTATATGCAAAATAATAACTCATTGCGAGTCAATTTTGCTActttcaatcaatttcaaaattaacAAATTTGATCATTTGATCAAAATTTAGCACAATGTAAGCTTCTAGAATCAAATTCGCTAAAATCTCTACTTCTCGTTACGTTATTTAAAAATACCTTCAAGGAAAATAACAATGGCAAGGTATTATCTTAAGTCAATGTCCTTGATTAAATCAAAGGCAACACTATTCAATCATGAAAATGTCCTCAaataatttgatgcaaaattaggCTAATTTAGTGCTCCAAAGGCTTGTGTTTCTAAGATGATTCTCTTATGATTGCAAATGATTTAATTACATATTCTTGTTTATTAAGTAAGCACAATATATGCCTTTAAATACCAAACATAACAATTAATAGCACTAACTTAAAAACCAAGGCATAACAATTAATTGCACTAACACATACCAAGTTGACTCCAAAAAAATGATAGAAAAGATAAAtggataaatttgaatttaaatttgtgAATTATGAGGGTCAATATGCAAGGCAAAAGATTATTCCACACTACACAATGGACTAGAAACACGATATTCTGAATATTCAAGTGACACGGAAATATTAAAGAATAAGTATTAAGATAAGTGTAAGAAATGATAACtacataaaaataatgtatatatgAATATGTTAAAAGTTAAAAAATTTATATAGATACAAACAAGGTAAACATACTTTATAGATACAAACAAGGTAAACATACTTTATAGATACAAACAAGATGTTAATACCTAACATcttgtgagatttgaacttgtgacacCTTTTTCAAGAACACAAATTCTCTACCACTAgaccaaataaaataaaatttaaatcatgAACCCCATTTTATTTAAATACCTATACTCAATTTCATTAGATCATTCCatctaaactttttttttttaaaataaacagcTACCCATTGTCTCAATCGTTGTTAATAGTATTAATGGGACCTCCCTACTTCCAAGACAAGGGTTGCTATGATCATCAAATGAACATTAAGATATAAAGAGGCCCCTTACAATGAACATTCATTGCATAGCTCTTTCTATATATACATGAACTCCACGTGGGCCAAATGTTTGGCAAGTGCGTGGACAAAAAATTAATGACACTAACAATTATAAACATAATCgtcaaatgaaaaaataaataattaaattaatacacCCAATTAAGTAAATCTGCTATTCCAGATTTAGGGAGGAAAATTTGTCTGAGGAATCTTCTTTGGCAAATATGAGGCTGAGATTGTCCCGGTTCAGAAAAGAAAGTTGAGCATTATTGATCTAACTTTACGGGTATGTTTTCTTATTTGTGAGATCTGGAAGGCTGAAAGAATATGGATCTAATAAGTGACCTCTTCCACTCGAAAAAGAAGGCCATCATTACTCTGAAAATTGAATCAGGTGTTACTTTTGCGGTTTATCATGGAACGCTTTTATCTTTTCCTTGACACCACTCACTGAACTTTGGAAAGACATACAATTATTGAGAATAATCTCACGTCTTCAATCATAAAGATATCAAATTTGGCTAAACTTTTAAGTCATTAGAGTATCAccgattcaaaagaaaaagaacaaagaaaaacaaaaaattattcaaaagaaaTTTGCCCGATAACAAGAAGCTTTTCCTAGTACGATTTAATAAATTAAAGATATCAGTTTTCCACAATTCATAATTTCACTTGTCCATGTTTTTCGATAAAATTGtgtattttttgcatcaacattttgaatcacgcTCTGAATCATCAAGATGTTAGAGGGATGAAGGAATAGATTAATATTTCATTTAGTGGAACAAAGCAGTTGAACTAAGCTGCAGGTCAGAGAACTAACATAACACCATATAGCATAAAACTTGGCATTAGGATTTGTTCCTGTAGAAATCAAAATATCAGCAACTCTAACTATACTCCCTGTTAGGGGCAGTTTCTCTGCATGTTTGAGTTAAATTTTCTAGCATGCCCAGAGAGGGATAAAAAATGTGAATATAATTATTTAAGTTTAACTACAATGTGGAGAACTTTATGGATTAGATGATTCCTGTATTTCGCAACAATGGAGAATTGAAGCTCTAAGCCTGCTTGAGGGTTGCTTAGGCTGATGATCATCCCTGTAACACATTTATGACCAAACTGCAGTACATTATTGTTAGTGCTTATGACAGGTCTAGTAATTAGGAAAAAGGACTCTATCCTCTGGAGAATTCGTGTCATATAAATGCCTGTTAAGAGTAAGGTGAACTATCTGAAGGCTTGTGAAAATATGATTACTCCCACAGCTCACTTTCTCGATGCATCTATTCCTCCCCACTGTTTGCAGATATATCTTCTGCCCTGAAAACATTCAAGTTTTCAATGATGGGACACCACAAAAAGCCCATGTATGATATGTAGGAACTAAGAATTCAAATAAGCTCCATTGGTTTTAAGATTTACAAAGCAATGCACTTTTTTCAAATTAACACCAATAATatggaaaaagaaaataaatttggaGACTAATAAGGACTCCTTGCCGACTACGACATTACATGTCCTACAAGTTAGAGAGACTCCACAAAGGTGATATGGTACATAAAACCTGTAGAATCAAATGCAAAAGAAATAGTTCAGAAAAACATAATCACATAAACCTGTGATACAAAACACAAGGTAGAAAAAATCAGTTTTGATGATTGCAGAACAAGATTTATGCATTTCCCTTGTCAACGGCAGAGGTAACCTCACAAACATGCAAAAGTAAATGGACACACAACCATAGTGTTGGTATGTGATATACCAACATATAGTCTCGCAATAGTACTAGAAACATGGAGAAGTAGAAAATAACACAGAGCTCTAATATGTTTTATCTTACCTTCTAAACAAGCCAAAATGGAGGTAGACCATAGACAGCCAAAAAAAGGTTGCTCCAGATCAAAAAGACCTGTACAGCATGAAATGCATTCGTTCAATTACCATAGCCACAGTTTCAGAAGTCAAATCGGGCAGAAACTCAGCAGCCCAAAATTTTGACATGGACTGGGGGAAGTCAAAAACTCTGAAAATTTTGGCAAAAACTCaggtaataaaaaaaaatacataaattcataacataaatttTAATCACATGCAAAATACTAACTAATGcaaaattcataaaataaattttgatacCAACTACTGCAAAATACTAATAAAAAGCATAGGAAATGAATTTAGAGAACAAATAACTAagaagataattttttattttgaaattcatCGCAAGTAAAACAAAACTTTAAATAGTTTCTGCTGGCTAGCTAGTTTTTGGTGCAGTCTGTGCATGGGGATATCTCCGAACAACATGGTACTTGAGCTTACATCTCTAGAAATCTCTGAAAATGTTTCAAAAAATAGGAAATTCGCCATAGAGGATTCTTAAATGTCATATTGTTCTATTTAGCTCAGTGCTAAAAAAATTgttcgaaaaaagtaaagagaaaaatagGCATGCATTTTGCTATAAAATGTACAGGCATATTTTGCAGCAAAGAATTTTATCCTCATTACACCTACCCGACAAAATAAACTGCAGCTAAATCACAAACTTGGTGAAAAAATAAGAAACAGTTCTGGTGTTTTAAACTTTTGATTTCCAAAATTAAGTGATACAATAGGCTGCATTGGTTAACAATGATGAAGGGTCAAGAATCGCACCTGGAACATAGAATACAAGTCCAAAGATGGTTATGTTAGTTTGAACAGATGGCTCTCAAGTCCAAAACCAGATAGATATCAGCGAATCCTCTTGCTCACAAGTGCATATCACATGCTCTAAACCAACAGGCGAGCCCTTTGGATCTTCTCCATACATTGAAATCATGCATGCCCAGCTAGAAGTAAATGCTTGTTCTTCATTATTCAATGACTATTTTACAGGATGATAAGGTGCGTCACTATGTCATACCAATACTGGACTATTTTACAAGATAAGGTATGTAAGACGCCACATCACTTTGCAAGGCAAAAAAACAACACTGAATGTACCACGCACATTGTTATGACAAAAATATCTGACCTGAATTTATATCAGTTTGAGCTACTTTATGGTACAGGATTCCTTGTATGCTGCTCTGAAGAACAAAAATGAAATTTGGTCTCTAGATGATAGCCGTCAAGAATGAACTCAGTGGGAGGTATTGTCTGTGCTACTGGTATACAGACATGTTACAAAAAGCAGTCATCTTTGAGATGACGTCGTCTCTGATGGGCTCATCCAAGAGAAGTGCATAGGAAATGCTATCTAAGGGCAGCATCTACAACTGACCTGCTGAGTGCAGCATTTAGTTGTTCTTGACTATATACAATACCTCCTGTCATCTTCACAATGACTGTTTGTATCATCAATTCCTTCACAGTGGATACGCTAGCATGGTGTACCTCAAGCTGGAGCTCCTTCAACGCCCCCATCAATCTAGCAACAGGGTGGTTCTGTTTTGGGCACTGAACTCTGATCATTGCCTCCATGCCAAGTATTCGAACCTCGAGCTCCGTACCAGTATGCTTATTGCTATTCAAGCCAACGCCTTTGGCATCAGATGAATCAGCCGATTGGCATTGGTCCTTGATCAAACCAAAATCAGACCCAGAAGCAGCAGCACCGGTTTCTCTGACCACCACCATTTCCTTCTTCAATGCTTCAACTTGGGCTTGCAGATTCTTATTATGAGACTCTGCATCCCCCACCTTGCCGCGAAGCTCGTTAATATAAGAAATAGCATCTCCCAACAGTGAAGCCTTATCCATCTTAGACACATTGGGAACCACAGCCCTCAATGCATAGAATCTCTGATTCAACTTCTCTCGTCTCTGTCTCTCAGCTTCCACGTGATTCAGTGGCTCCTCCCTGCCATTTGCAGGCTTCCTACCCCTTTTTCTGGGCTTTCTCTCTACAAAGGTAGCCTGGCTGCACTCCGCTTCTTTGATGGAGGCCTCAATGTCAGAATGCTCTGATTCAACACTAGATTTCATTGGCAAAACAGTAGCAGTACCAGAATTAGAAGCCACTAAGCCCTGGGGGAGATCATGGGTTCGAGCCTCTGCAAAGCTCAAGGTAATGACCTCCTCATCCCTGGCCACTTTCTGCATCTTGCCGTTCTGCAAACCCTGAGTAATATCCAAAGCTTCTGTTTTGCAGGGAGCATACACCATCTCTTGACCAACTTGAAAATGTCCTGTCATCTGACGGTCTCCCCCAAAAGCTAGGTCCGAAAACCCCAACTCAAAAAACCCATTAAGGTTCTCCGCCTCTGTCTGCTGTATGGGCTTCTCTACTTCAACTTTCTGCTGTTGCTGCTCTTCTACAGGAGGTTCCGTCAACCAAAATGACGGATCAGCGTCAACGTTAGTACAGTTATTATACCCAGGATTTGCTTCATCCCAGACAGAATTTAAGTTCTCTGTAAAAGTGAAGGAATTTCTCGCCTGCTGCATCAAATTCCAGTTCTGTTGAACCAACTCAGTCGAACCTAACTCCACGACTCCATTAGGCGTCGGAATACACACCATGGTCTGAATCCCGAATTGCTGGGCCTGGCGAGCCCTATCACAGGTATATTCCAGGAGCCTATCAGGGCCTACAATCCATATGGGTATTGCAGTAAAAAACGCCTGCCCTGGCACGCCACATCCATTAGCAAACGACTGCATCATAGACACCAGATAAAACCACTCTTCATCCGTCACTTCCCCGTCAACTGTCGTCGAAACCTCTGCAACTTCCAACTCGGGATTAATGAGAGCGTGGAGACCTCGCAGCACTTTCTTCCGCAGCTCCTGATCCGCAGCCGAGCCGTCAAAAGCAGAGGAAGAAGAAGCcctatttgatgcattttcctcCTCCGTCAAGTCTCGAGGACCCTTATAGTAGCCGTCGCCCCACCCGAGCACCGTCGTGCCCTCTGCATCAGCAGATACCTGCCAGAAGATGGCATATGTCCAGCTTTCTGCGGCTCCCTCCACCAGAGCCTGCAACCGCTGCTGTAGTGTATCCTGGTTAAATGACGGCGCAGGGGCCGTCAAAATCGGTGGTGGCGGCGCCTCGTGAAGCTGCGGAGTGGCGTCAATTCCAGTCCAGGGGAAGGAGTAATCCATGTGACCCATGAAGGCCTCCATGAGAGCCGTGTTGTCATCGTTCCACAGCCGCATTGACGCCGTCCCCTCGTTCCCCATCATCCAGACCGTCAAAATGTTTTCTACAGACCACCAAGGGGCGTCAACTAATACCCACCTGGGCACGGAATTGATTGGAAGGGCGTCAACGTATTTGGTGTTCTGAGAAAAGGCTTTGGAGCTTTCGATTCAGTCGAATTTCATATTTCATGTTGAATGAAATTTGGAGTGGCCGGATTTGGTCAGACATCTTGATTTCATGTCTTCCCGTTTCCGATTTTGTCGGACGTTTTTCATTCCGGCAGACATGTTATACGGCTTAATTTGACGCCGGCGTATCCTGTGTTTGGTTCTGTCATTTGCCCGACAAATCTAGTCAGCCTACTAGTTCTCCTTCTCTGTTGCAAAATTCAAAGGTTCAATGTATTTTAGCCGAGTAATATAAAAGGCTGGGTAATCTTAAATGGAGTAGTCAATTTAGACATAAAAAATTTTACACAAGTGAATTAAAAGTATATATGAATCTAGACATAAAAATTTTTACACAACTGAATTTAAAAGCATATATAAATTTAGCATGGACTCGAGAgatattatttttctaatttaaaaCTATAATATCTaaaattaagttttttaattaaTCTATTAAGTATGAATTAATTGATTGTTTGATCTTTTTATTAATATAGTCTATAGAAAGaaaaaaatagtttttaaatttATTGTAGCTTTTATATAAATGTATAAGTTTATTGTAGCTTTATGATTGATATTTACGATTTTCTTATTTGCAGCTCTTTTTTGGAATGCTATTCTTTGTGTATTTTATTCAACTTTgttcaataaaatattattttttagaaAGAAAGTTTGAAAGAGTATTATTGTAAGAAAAGGCTTTATTAAATGTGTTGTCATGATATTCTAGCAACCTATATATGGAAAGAAAAAAGTCTTTAATCCCTTGGAGTGTCCTATATGTAATGACTCAATCATATATGTTTTGTATGGTTAGTTAACTTTGTTTTGGTTACATTTATTGTACTTGTTGGTGATGTTTTCTATTGTCATAAATGTACTCTATTAATGAGGTTTTGTATTGGCATATGGTGTTCAACTATGTACTAGATAGGATACATTCATTGTGATTTTTTATGTTTGGACTGTTGTAGAATTTTAGCTTCGTTGTTTGCACTATATCAATTATATGGGATTCGAATGCGTTATCTAGTTTAGCATTATGATTGTGATGATTATTGATTTTTGCATTTGTGCTACCTAAATCGTGCGATTTAAGATTATTTTTAGTTTTTGCATTTATTGATTCTTATCATTTGATAAATTATATCATGATGGGTATTTTACAATATGCTTCAATTATCCTTGTATGGTACAAGTAGGCCTAATGTTTCACTTCAATATGTAGGAACATAAGATGGTCATCTTTAATAAAAACATGTTTTCTTAACCTCCATCTCATTAATTCCAACTCTATAAATTTCTTATGCATCATGATCTCTTGTACACCTTATAACATGTGTATCCTGTGTGGTTCTAACAATGGTTTCAACTCCACACTCCAGCATACACCATATCATACTCCAGCATACACCATATCATACTCCACACTTATTTACACTTTTAAATTTCAAGTTTACAATAATACAATTATTGTTGATCATAGAGTTCTTGCATTAATGCTATTTTGAGGTATGTTCCAACAATTTTTTGTGGGGGGCAAAAGGATGgaatatttttacacatgcatataGAAATTAAGGCACCAATTGATATCCAAGCCTATATTTGTCAGACTTGTGTGAGTATTGTTCTCATTGATATCAAACCAGTCATCCGGTTTGGTACAGGTAATTGGTATATGCAATTTTTGCTATGGGATGTGATGCAGTGAGAAGTAATTGGTCTACTAGAGCTATTTCTCGAAGATCCCCATCTCTAGAATTCTGAGTTGTGTTTAAACTGGTCCCGGTATCAGTTGTGTGTTCTGGTATTAGCCATTTCAGTTATGATAGTTGTATCTTTTCATGTCTCATGGTTCGGTATCTATGTTATGCATAGAATTTATATTTTGGAGTTTGGAGTTGTCATGTTTTGAGTTATGTGTTTATGTGTCAGTATCTATGGGTCTGGTTGACCCTGTCCCATTCtgataattaaggtatatgcattgaTAAATGTGTTGTGTAAAAGGAAGCGTGTGGAGATCTTGCGAAGGTCGACTTGGTTATCATGATTATgtttaaggctttattggataacgtgttTCTCTGAGAAGACTTATGCGTGATCGACATATTATCCTGGTCCATAAGCTTTCTGGCATATATAGAAGTGTATGATATGAATGTGAGATGTAGATGAAAAAAAGAAGAAGTAGGTGACAGAGCATGGAGTGTGAAGTTGTGGACAACAAAGGTAGTTGGTGCAGAGTTAGAGTGCAGaatagtgttgtagtaatccttcACCAAATCTGCTACAGGTGCTTGTGAATAGCAGTATAGAGATCTTTCACTAGATTTGATGTAGGGTTTGAGTTGTGATCTGAGCTTAACTTGgaattgatctcatgcatttggagatgcaattctCTTCAATTCAATTGTACCttttgcagtgagcattctggtagtaATTTATTTTTGTAATCTTGTAATGATCATTCGGGTAGTGAGTCATTTCTGTaatctagcagtgagccaccctgTTGTAAtcatcatataactagttatattttcctaagagttaacactcttcatggtttttcccattttcttTTTCCACATATGAGATCTGGTGTTCCATTTGTGACTGAGTTTttcatgtttattctacatttgttgtttcaagtttgataTGTTTAATTGATGAGTTT is part of the Cryptomeria japonica chromosome 10, Sugi_1.0, whole genome shotgun sequence genome and harbors:
- the LOC131071504 gene encoding transcription factor MYC1, coding for MMGNEGTASMRLWNDDNTALMEAFMGHMDYSFPWTGIDATPQLHEAPPPPILTAPAPSFNQDTLQQRLQALVEGAAESWTYAIFWQVSADAEGTTVLGWGDGYYKGPRDLTEEENASNRASSSSAFDGSAADQELRKKVLRGLHALINPELEVAEVSTTVDGEVTDEEWFYLVSMMQSFANGCGVPGQAFFTAIPIWIVGPDRLLEYTCDRARQAQQFGIQTMVCIPTPNGVVELGSTELVQQNWNLMQQARNSFTFTENLNSVWDEANPGYNNCTNVDADPSFWLTEPPVEEQQQQKVEVEKPIQQTEAENLNGFFELGFSDLAFGGDRQMTGHFQVGQEMVYAPCKTEALDITQGLQNGKMQKVARDEEVITLSFAEARTHDLPQGLVASNSGTATVLPMKSSVESEHSDIEASIKEAECSQATFVERKPRKRGRKPANGREEPLNHVEAERQRREKLNQRFYALRAVVPNVSKMDKASLLGDAISYINELRGKVGDAESHNKNLQAQVEALKKEMVVVRETGAAASGSDFGLIKDQCQSADSSDAKGVGLNSNKHTGTELEVRILGMEAMIRVQCPKQNHPVARLMGALKELQLEVHHASVSTVKELMIQTVIVKMTGGIVYSQEQLNAALSRSVVDAALR